Sequence from the Bacillus sp. (in: firmicutes) genome:
TTCTCCTATCTACTAAATATTGATATCAATAAATTACTATTTGTAAAAATTCTAATCTACATTACGTTGTACATATTCTACAACAATTCCATCTTTATGTTTTACAGTCATATTCCATCCTGTAGGTACTTTCTTAATATCTTTAATTATAGTTGCACCACTATTTAGTAAAACTTCTTTATATTCTTGCAAAGAATCCACAGAAAATGTAGCCATTGTATTTCGTACAGAAGCTAATTCTTCTTCTGTACCAACTATAATAAGCAAATTATCTATGTTAATAACTTCTAAATCAGGATTTTGCATTTTAAATCTACTGCTAATTTTTTTTTGAAAAAGTCCCTCATAAAATTCTATTGCTTTTTCTGCATTATTCACATATACTCTTGTTAATATTTTATTAATTTGCATCTTTCCATCTCCTTAATATTCCACCATTAAATTACTATTTGTATGACCAAACTATGATAAAGGTAAGAAATTTTGAAAAGCTGAACGAACTATATTTTACTATAAATCAATTCT
This genomic interval carries:
- a CDS encoding VOC family protein, whose amino-acid sequence is MQINKILTRVYVNNAEKAIEFYEGLFQKKISSRFKMQNPDLEVINIDNLLIIVGTEEELASVRNTMATFSVDSLQEYKEVLLNSGATIIKDIKKVPTGWNMTVKHKDGIVVEYVQRNVD